A DNA window from Ensifer sp. WSM1721 contains the following coding sequences:
- a CDS encoding DoxX family protein produces MSLFSLEKHLTARFRTGLADRRILFIGLLALCSAYIQGPVTKIFDFPGALAETEHFGLQPAPFFSVGVIVFELSMSALILAGIYRWAAALALAVFTLAATFIALRFWELPPGMERSKAMNGFFEHVGLVGAFTLVAWHDLREHGASGKGRTS; encoded by the coding sequence ATGAGCCTGTTTTCCCTCGAGAAGCATCTCACCGCCCGCTTTCGGACCGGCCTCGCCGACAGACGCATTCTGTTCATCGGCCTGCTGGCGCTCTGCTCGGCCTACATCCAGGGACCGGTGACGAAGATATTCGACTTTCCGGGTGCGCTCGCCGAAACGGAGCATTTCGGACTGCAGCCGGCGCCGTTTTTTTCCGTCGGCGTGATCGTCTTCGAGCTTTCGATGTCGGCGCTCATCCTTGCCGGCATCTACCGCTGGGCTGCCGCGCTTGCGCTTGCCGTCTTCACGCTCGCCGCGACCTTCATCGCGCTTCGCTTCTGGGAACTGCCGCCTGGTATGGAGCGCTCGAAGGCCATGAACGGCTTCTTCGAACATGTCGGGCTTGTTGGCGCGTTCACTCTGGTTGCATGGCACGACCTGCGTGAACATGGCGCATCCGGAAAGGGACGGACTTCATGA
- a CDS encoding amidohydrolase, with product MPTRRSFLGAASSLALPALFSPASAADPQSTGDASMTPDLILHRGLITTLDRANPAATAVAIKDGRFLAVGDDRTIMVLAGPGTKVVDLKGKRVLPGLNDNHTHVVRGGLNYNMELRWDGVRSLADAMDMLKRQVTITPPPQWVRVVGGFTEHQFAEKRLPTIEEINTVAPDTPVFLLHLYDRALLNAAALRAVGFTKDTPNPPGGEITRDAEGNPTGLLLAKPNAGILYSTLAKGPKLPFEYQVNSTRHFMRELNRLGVTGVIDAGGGFQNYPDDYAVIQKLADEGQMTVRLAYNLFTQKPSEEKEDFLKWTSSVKYKQGDDFFRHNGAGEMLVFSAADFEDFREPRPDLPPEMEGELEEVVRILAENRWPWRLHATYDETISRALDVFEKVNQDIPLSGINWFFDHAETISDQSIDRIAALGGGIAVQHRMAYQGEYFVERYGHGAAEATPPVARMLERGVNVSAGTDATRVASYNPWVSLSWLVTGKTVGGMQLYPRANCLDRETALRMWTEKVQWFSNEEGRKGRIEKGQLADLIVPSKDYFACAEDEISFLTSDLTMVGGKIVYAANDFASLDENPLPPAMPDWSPVRTYGGYAAWGEPEGAGRHSLRRTAIASCGCSSSCGMHGHDHAAAWTSRLPIADLKGFFGALGCSCWAV from the coding sequence GCATCGAGCCTTGCTCTGCCGGCCCTTTTCTCGCCGGCCAGCGCCGCCGATCCTCAATCGACTGGAGACGCCTCCATGACGCCTGATCTCATTCTCCACCGCGGCCTCATCACCACGCTCGATCGTGCCAATCCGGCGGCGACGGCGGTCGCGATCAAGGATGGCCGGTTCCTTGCCGTCGGCGACGACAGAACGATCATGGTCCTTGCCGGACCAGGCACGAAGGTGGTCGACCTCAAGGGCAAACGCGTGCTGCCGGGGTTGAACGACAATCATACCCACGTCGTGCGCGGCGGCCTGAACTACAACATGGAACTGCGCTGGGACGGGGTGCGCTCGCTCGCCGACGCGATGGATATGCTGAAGCGGCAGGTCACGATCACGCCGCCGCCACAATGGGTGCGCGTCGTCGGCGGCTTCACCGAGCACCAGTTCGCCGAAAAGCGGCTGCCGACGATCGAGGAGATCAACACGGTCGCTCCCGATACGCCCGTGTTCCTGCTGCATCTTTACGACCGGGCGCTGCTAAACGCCGCCGCACTTCGCGCTGTCGGCTTTACCAAGGACACTCCGAACCCTCCGGGCGGCGAGATCACTCGCGATGCCGAGGGCAATCCCACCGGTCTCCTGCTCGCCAAGCCGAATGCGGGCATTCTCTATTCGACCCTTGCCAAGGGGCCGAAGCTTCCCTTCGAGTACCAGGTCAATTCGACCCGCCACTTCATGCGCGAGCTCAATCGCCTCGGCGTCACCGGCGTCATCGATGCCGGCGGCGGCTTTCAGAACTACCCGGACGACTACGCCGTCATCCAGAAGCTCGCCGACGAGGGGCAGATGACTGTCAGGCTCGCCTATAACCTCTTCACGCAGAAGCCGAGCGAGGAAAAGGAGGACTTCCTCAAATGGACCTCCTCGGTTAAATACAAGCAGGGCGACGATTTCTTCCGCCACAATGGTGCCGGCGAGATGCTGGTCTTCTCGGCAGCGGACTTCGAGGACTTCCGCGAGCCGCGCCCCGATTTGCCGCCGGAAATGGAAGGCGAGCTCGAGGAGGTGGTCCGCATCCTCGCCGAGAACCGCTGGCCCTGGCGCCTGCACGCCACCTATGACGAGACGATCAGCCGTGCCCTCGACGTCTTCGAGAAGGTGAACCAGGACATTCCGCTCTCCGGCATCAACTGGTTCTTCGACCATGCCGAGACGATCTCCGACCAGTCGATCGACCGTATCGCCGCACTTGGCGGCGGCATCGCCGTGCAGCACCGCATGGCCTATCAGGGGGAATACTTCGTCGAGCGCTATGGCCACGGCGCCGCCGAGGCGACACCGCCAGTCGCGCGTATGCTCGAGAGGGGCGTCAACGTCTCCGCCGGCACGGACGCCACCCGCGTCGCCTCCTATAATCCCTGGGTCTCGCTTTCCTGGCTGGTGACCGGCAAGACGGTGGGCGGCATGCAGCTCTATCCGCGCGCCAACTGCCTCGACCGCGAAACGGCTCTGCGCATGTGGACGGAAAAGGTGCAATGGTTCTCCAACGAGGAAGGCAGGAAGGGGCGTATCGAGAAGGGCCAGCTCGCCGATCTGATCGTTCCCAGCAAGGACTATTTCGCCTGCGCCGAGGACGAGATCTCGTTCCTGACCTCCGACCTTACGATGGTCGGCGGGAAGATCGTCTATGCGGCGAACGATTTCGCCAGTCTCGACGAGAATCCGTTGCCGCCGGCGATGCCCGACTGGTCGCCGGTCAGAACCTATGGCGGCTATGCCGCGTGGGGCGAGCCGGAGGGAGCTGGCCGACATTCGCTCAGAAGAACCGCCATCGCCTCCTGCGGCTGCTCCAGCAGTTGCGGCATGCATGGTCACGACCATGCTGCGGCCTGGACGTCACGCCTGCCGATCGCCGATCTGAAGGGTTTCTTCGGCGCGCTCGGCTGCTCATGCTGGGCCGTGTGA